A region of Dermochelys coriacea isolate rDerCor1 chromosome 1, rDerCor1.pri.v4, whole genome shotgun sequence DNA encodes the following proteins:
- the FAM216B gene encoding protein FAM216B, translating to MGENWKKNPGLCHSPKVLCIQVPPSAQDTYLLKDLKRGQKCYLYSIMRVYDSKPLREMLSHQYMLNLQHQNLLGHITEHEVRFYTSFLDQAEERDPRKVSARKVPL from the exons ATGGGTGAAAATTGGAAGAAGAATCCTGGTCTCTGTCATTCTCCAAAAGTTTTATGCATACAAGTTCCTCCATCTGCTCAGGATACCTACTTACTGAAG GACCTGAAGCGAGGCCAGAAATGCTACCTCTATAGCATCATGAGAGTTTATGACAGCAAACCTCTGAGGGAAATGCTGTCCCATCAGTACATGCTCAACCTCCAGCATCAGAATTTGCTGG GTCATATTACTGAGCATGAAGTCAGGTTTTACACCTCCTTCCTGGATCAAGCTGAAGAGAGAGACCCAAGGAAGGTCTCAGCTAGAAAAGTACCTCTCTGA